Within Roseibium sp. HPY-6, the genomic segment CATGCAGACCCGGTGAAGATGTACCTGAACGACATTTTCACAGTCACGGTGAACATGGCCGGATTGCCGGGCATCGCCGTTCCGGCCGGTCTCGACAAGGACGGGCTTCCGCTCGGACTTCAGCTGATCGGCAAGCCGTTCGATGAAGCGACGCTCTTCCAGGTCGGCCAGGTCATCGAAGATGCCGCAGGCTCGTTCGAACCTGAAAAGTGGTGGGGCTGAGCGCTCCGGGAATTCACAGCCTATGTGCCGTCCCGGACCCGATCCGGGACCACAATCCCGCAGCTTGCAAACAAGGCCCCGGCTCAAGGCCGGGGTAGCGTTGGGGATAGCAACATTGTTGTTGCCCATCCAATCGCACTGATTATTGGTGACCTTTATGCATGACATCGAAACCCTCGTTATCGGCGCCGGTGTCATTGGACTTGCAATTGCCCGCGCTCTGGCAATGCGCGGGCGCGAGGTCATGGTTCTGGAGCGTCATGGCCTGATCGGATCGGAAACCAGCGCCCGCAATTCCGAAGTCATTCATGCCGGGATCTATTACCGGCCCGGCAGCCTGAAAGCGAAGCTATGTCTGCCCGGCAAGAACCAGCTCTACGCGTTCTGCGCCGAAAACGGCATCGCCCACAAACGGCTCGGAAAACTGATCGTCGCCTCAAACGACTCCCAGATACCGGAACTGGAACGATTGCATCGCCAGGCGCAAGACACCGGTCTCGACGATCTGGTTTTTTACGACCGCAGAAAGCTCGCGGAGCTCGAACCCGAACTCGATGGCGTCGGTGCGCTCTGGTCGCCCTCCACGGGCATCATCGACAGCCACGGATATATGCTTGCGCTTCAGGGCGGCCTTGAAGCTCATGGCGGGCAGGTGGTCCTGAATGCGGATGTGTCTTGCATTGAACGCATCCAGCATGGGTATGCTGTCCAGGTCAGAACGCAAGGCGGTGACGAAACGCCCCTCACCTGCCGGGAGCTCATCATTTCTGCCGGCCATTCAGCGCCCGGCCTGATGGCAGAGATCGAAGGGGTAAACCCTCCAAAGTCCTATTTGGCCAAGGGCAATTACTTTAAACTTCAGGGCAAAGCACCCTTTTCCCACCTCATCTATCCGGCTCCCGAGCCAGGTGGTCTTGGCATCCATCTGACACTCGACCTCCAGCGTCAGGCGCGCTTTGGACCCGATGTCGAATGGGCCGATGACATAAACTACGACGTCGACCCGGCTCGCAGTGACAGGTTTTACAAGGCGATCCGCAGTTATTGGCCGGGTCTCCCGGATGACAGCCTCATCCCCGACTATTCCGGCATCCGCCCCAAGATCGCCGGACCGGGTGAACCGGCCGCCGACTTCAGGATCGACGGCCCCGAAGCTCATGGCCTGGAGGGGCTTGTCGCGCTCTACGGAATGGAGTCCCCGGGCCTGACATCGTCCTTGGCAATTGGGGATGAGGTGGTGAAAAGGTTGGATGCAGGCGCATAGGGCTAACGAGGAGTTCTGAACGTCATGCCCGACTTGATCGGGGATCCAAAACACTTTGATATTGTTGCCCAATCACAAGCAACGCGACCGGGTTCGTCTCCAAACCCGCGAACTTTTGAGATGACAATCAGGCTGGATTTCGGCCCCCTGCCAGAAACGTGCCTTCACCGTCGAGACGTCTTCCAATCAGTGCACCCGTGCGCTCTCCGCCTCGAGAATTTCATCGGCGTCCAGTCCCGAGATGGGAAGGCGCGTGTCGGTCGGGACATCACCTGAGAGCTGAAGCGCAAGGTATCGGCCGCAGCATACCCTGAGGAAGCTGGTGAAATTGCCGAGATCATGCCCGGCATCGATGCTTTCGTTGTGAAGCCGGGTGATCAGCTGGACGACATTCATGCCGTCGCGCCCGGCAATCTCATCCAACACGTTCCAAAAGAAGGTTTCCAGGCGAACGGAGGTCACCATCCCGTCGATGCGCAGTGACTTTGTGCTGCTTTCCCAAAGCGCGGGATCAGCTTCGATAAAGAGTTTGCACATGTCGTCCTCCCTTCCAGTTTGTCGGCTCCGGCGGCCTTGGTTCTCCAATATAAGGTCTCTCCACGGAAGGCCAACCGGCCCTGCAAAGGCCTGCCGCTCCTCTGCTTCAAACATAGCAAGGCTCTGGATCCGAGACCTGTCCTTCGAGCCTCGCTGACGCGCTCCTCAGGATGAGGCGTGAAATTCGACCCAACAAACCTTACCCGAACCGAAACCTCATCCTGAGGAGGACCGCCAGGTCCGTCTCGAAGGATGGGCCGGATGTCTTTGACCTCCGGCCCAGCTCCTCTAAATGCTAGGCTTCGACGGCATTGTTTGCTCTCGTTCGGCACGCACCGATCAGGCTGCAAGCGATCCGGCTGCCGCGCCGCCAAGCACGGCGTTGAATTGCGCCAGCCAGTCCGGATGCGCAGGCCAGGCCGGGGCGGTCACGAGATTGCCGTCGGTCACTGCCGCATCGACAGCGATATCGGCATAGGTCGCACCGGCAAGTTCCACTTCCGGACGGCACGCCGGGTAGGCAGAGACCGTTTTTCCTTTAACAACACCCGCTGCTGTCAAGATCTGCGCACCGTGGCAGATCGCAGCGACCGGTTTGCCGGCGTCCATAAAATGCTTGACCGCATCGATGACAGCACCATCGAGGCGCAGATATTCCGGTGCCCGGCCCCCCGGAATGACCAAGGCGTCGTAGCTGGCAACATCCACCTCGGCAAATGTTGCGTTCAGCGTGAAGTTGTGGCCGCGCTTTTCGGTGTAGGTCTGGTCGCCTTCAAAGTCGTGGATGCAGGTCGCTACCGCTTCCCCTGCCTTCTTGCCCGGACACACCGCATCGACCTGATAGCCCATGGCAAGCAGCGCCTGGAACGGCACCATGGTCTCGTAGTCTTCGGTAAAGTCTCCGGTAATCATCAGGATCTTCGCACTAATGTCCAATCCTCCCTGAGTGTTCAACAACGATGGAGAAAGGCTAGCAGGCAAAGGGATTGAATGGGTATTAGGCGACTACTACAGGGGAATATTCTCGATTTCACAGGCTTAGGCGGGGATGACCGATTTGCTTGGAAATGGCTATAAACGGCAAGAATTCCAGCGGCTTAGGCCTGCGAAAGCAACGACGCTGTCCCGGCCTTGAGCCGGGACCTAAATCTCATCAATAGAGCGAAGTCCCGGGTCATGTCGAGGAGACAACCCCTCAGGGATTTACATTCAGATGGTCATTAAAGTTAACTGGCTGCTCTTGCCCCGAGGAAGCCTCGGATCTTCTGACGATTGCCGCGATCGGTCATCCCCGACTTGATCGGGGATCCAATCCAAGTCGGACCGAAGACAGGTTCAATTGAATGTGCCGCAGCGCGTCGCAAAACGACGTAAACCCGGTTTTGCTGCACCAGGCATTGGACCCCCGCTCGGAGGCGGGGATGACCGGGGTTCTTATAGAAACCTCGTCTCGAACGGCGTCAAACCCTGCGGCTTATGCTTACGATAGCAAATGTGCCGTCCCGGCGTTCAACCGGGACCTAAATCTCATCAATTGAAAGGGGTCCCGGATCAGGTCCGGGACGGCGCCGGAGGGACAACACCGCAAAGCATTACCCGCAAACACTTTCCAAAATCACGCAGATCCACCAACCTTGAGCCAGGCCCGTACCCGTCTGAACCGACAAAGATCCCGGATCGAATGTGCGATGACAGAGTGCAAGCGCTGGTGATGAAATTTCACGAGGCTGGACCCGATCTTTTTCTTGTCATCCCTGCGGAGGCAGGGATCCAGTAAGCTCTTGTCTAACCTATTTTTTCAGGTGGTGCCCACAACCAGTTCTCAGTCTGCCGCTCATACCCTAAACCGGGAAGACAATTTCAGAGTTGCCGTCTTACCCCAACCTGCCGCACCGGACTGACCGTGGGAAAGACATCCCCATCCTGAGGAAGCACGCACTTTCTCGAAGGCGCGGCCGCCAAAAGCATCGATCTGCGTTTTCCGAAAAATTTCACTTCGCCCTTGACCTCCCCTCGCACCAATGCGATAACGCACGCCGAACCGTACCGTACGGTTCTGCGCACAGATCACCTGTATTCCAGTCAAGACAATACTCATGCCCGCTGCCGCCTATGACATCGCCACTTCCCGCCCGGATGCTGCGCCGGAGTTTTCGCCGCGTCAGCAGGTGGTGCTGCAACACGCTCTGACGCTCCTGGTCGAGGGCGGTGAAAAAGCACTGACGACCGCAGGGCTTGCACGCACGGCAAGCTGCTCCAAGGAAAGTCTCTACAAGTGGTTCGGCGACCGCGACGGACTGCTGGCCGCCGTTGTTGCCTATCAGGCAAGCCAGGTGCAGTTTCCCTCAGAATCCGGGGCAACAGCTGACGCAGATACCTTTCGCGCCCATGTCACCGCGTTTGTTGAAGCGCTTCTGGGTGTTCTGTTCTCCGAAACATCGCTGGCGCTCAACCGGCTCTCCATCGGCCAGTCCAACACCAATTCCAATCGGCTCGGTCATCTGCTGCTCGTGCGCGGCAAGCATATGATCTCGGCGCGTGCCCGGACCATGCTGGAAAGCGGCCGCCGCCACGGGCTTTTGAAATTTGACGACGCGGAGGACGCCTACCAGGTGCTTTACGGACTGGCGATCCGCGACGTTCACATCCGTTTCCTGCTCGGTGAAAGCGCCAGCACAGCCGAGCAGGATCACAAGTCACAGGCCGAGACTGCCGTTGACCGTTTTTACCGGCTGTTTGGAGCCTGAGGCTCCGGAGCCACTCCGCAAGGGAACAGTTCAATAAACAAACAAGACCGGCGAAAAAGTCCGGCCTTAAGCCAAAAACGAGAATGCAAACGGGAGAAAGGAACCCATGCGCGTTTATTACGATCGTGACGCAGATATCAATCTGATCAAGTCCAAGAAAGTCGCCATCATCGGTTACGGCTCGCAGGGCCGCGCCCATGCCATGAACCTGAAGGACAGCGGCGTGCCGGACGTTGCCGTCGCCCTGCGCGAAGGCTCCACAACAGCCCTCAAGGCCGAAGCCGATGGCTTCAAGGTCATGACCGTTGCAGAGGCAGCTGCCTGGGCCGACCTGATGATGATGGCAACGCCCGACGAATTGCAGGCGGACATCTACAAGGACCACATTGCCGCCAACATCCGCGACGGCGCCGCGATTGCCTTCGCGCACGGCCTCAATGTCCATTTTGGTCTCATTGAGCCGAAATCCTCAGTCGACGTTCTGATGGTCGCACCGAAGGGCCCGGGCCACACGGTGCGCGGCGAGTATGAAAAAGGCGGCGGCGTGCCGTGCCTCGTCGCCGTTCATCAGGACGCGTCCGGCAATGCGCTCGACCTCGGCCTTTCCTATGCCAGCGGCGTCGGCGGCGGCCGGTCCGGCATCATCGAAACCACGTTCCAGGAAGAGTGCGAGACCGACCTCTTCGGCGAACAGGCCGTTCTTTGCGGCGGTCTCGTCGAGCTGATCCGCGCCGGTTTCGAAACTCTGGTGGAAGCCGGCTATGCACCGGAAATGGCCTATTTCGAATGCCTGCACGAAGTGAAGCTGATCGTTGACCTGATCTACGAAGGCGGTATCGCCAACATGAACTACTCCATCTCCAACACGGCTGAATGGGGCGAGTATGTCACCGGCCCGCGTATCGTCACCGACGAAACCAAGGCGGAAATGAAGCGTGTCCTGAAAGACATTCAGACCGGCAAGTTCACCTCCGAGTGGATGCAGGAGTACCGTGCGGGTGCAGCCAAATTCAAGGCAACCCGCCGCCTCAACGACGGTCACCAGATCGAGGAAGTCGGCGAAAAGCTGCGCGGCATGATGCCGTGGATCAAGTCCAACGCGCTAGTCGACAAGACCAAGAACTAAGCCGGACCTGCATTACTGATATTAAAAGGCCGGGCAGCGACGCTCGGCTTTTTCTTAGGCAGAGGGCGCGCAGGTTTTGTGGGCTTTTTCCAGGCGTTTCACAGCCAGTTTTGCCGGATAAAAGCCATTTTCATCCGCGAGCCTATAAAGCTCCAGAACCCTGTCGCGATCCTGCGGAATGACCTCTCCAGTTTCCAGAAGCTTCGCCAGATAGAAGGCTCCGTAGGCATCCTCCTCGTCTGCGGCTGTCTTGATCAGCGCAAGACCTTTCGAGACATCTTCCAGCATGCCCAAGCCATGCAGCTGCATCCAACCGAAATTCGCGGACCCGCCCCGGATCTCGAGCACTTCGGCCCGTTTGAACAACCGGATCGCTTCCTGGTAGTCAAGTTCGACACCTGTGCCGTCGCGATACAGAATATGATCGTCAGTCAAACCGGCAAAAACGCTTCAAAAGCCAGGCCTCCTGTTCTCGTATCCGTTTCAGCGAATGGCGGTTTTTTCAGTTTCCTGAAGGCGTTCCAGTGCAGCTTCCGCCAGGAAATTGCCCTGGTCCGCTGCGATTTCGTAATATTTTTTTGCAGTTTCCATATCGGTGTCGACGAACTTCCCTTCTTCCAGCAGGAGGGCCATGTAGTAGGTGCCGTCGTGATCGTTCTGGGAAACGGATTCTTCCAGAAGGGCCATACCTTCAGATCGGTTCGGCTCAACCCCCAAGCCATTAAGGAGCATCCAAGCGGCATTCGCCTTGCCACCGCTGGAGCCTCTGCCGATCGCTTCCTGAAAGAGCCGGTTGGCTTCCTGGAAATCCTGGATGACCCCGGTCCCGTTCCGATAGAGCAACCCCAGAGCCACGAGGGCTCCGGTGTCACCGGCATTGATGGATGCTCTGTAGAGTGACGCGGCCTGCGCGTAGTCCTGACCGACATAAAGCCCGTTTTCAAACATCCACCCGAGATTGTTCAGCGAGATACCACTGCCAAGATCGGCGGCCTTCGAATAGTGCTCGAACGCTTTTTCGTAGTTGACCTCTCCACCTTGCCCAAGGAAGTAGAAATTCCCCAGCGCCGTATGTGCCGGCTTGGGCAGGTCCTGCAATGCCTGCCTGTAGTAGGTTTCGCCGCGTTTTGGGTCAGCTGTAATACCGGTACCAAATACATAGGCCCGTCCAAGTGTCATTGCAGCGTAGGCATCTCCCCGGTCTGCGTATTCAAGCAGAACAGGGATTGCCTCGGCAGTTTTCTCTTTCCCGAAACTTTCTTCTTCAACGTAGAGCATTGCCAGGTTCAGACTGGACCATCTGCTGCCCCCTTCCAGAGATCGCAGAAACCAGTCTTCGGCGGCAAAAATGTCGCGTTCCACGCCCAAACCGTTTTTCAGGTGCCAACCGACAGAGCCGGCGGCATCAGAGTGTCCCGCCTTGGCTGCCTGCAGGAGATAGTCATAGGCCTGCTCCATGGAGTGACCTTCGATCATCTTGTTCTGATGCAAGAGACCGATCGAGTTCAGCGCATCGGTGTTTCCGAACCGAGCCGCCTTTTTGAACCAGATCAGTGCGGTTTCCGGGGCAAAATCATCGCCATTTACTTCATTGCTGAAATGAAATCCGAGTTCAAGCGCAGCGTCTGCGTTGCCGGTCACGGCGAGGTCTTGAAGCTTCTCGATGCCGGCGGACCGGTCAATATCGGGGTCGAGGCCATGCAAAAGGCTCGAAGCCAATAGGTAGCGTGCATCCTCCAGTGATGCCGCGGCCAACCGAAGCCACATCAGTGATTTTTTGTAGTTCGTCTTCGTAATCGCCTGGTTCTGCAGCCTGCCGGTGGCAAAGGCTTCACCCAACGCAAGTTGCGCGAGCGCCTCGCCCCGATTGGCGGCGAAACGCAAATGCCGCATTATTTCTTCATTGATTTCGGGATCATCGGACTCTGTCCGCAGAAGCAAGTCGGCCAGCAAGACGTGGACGCTGGGAATGGCATTTGACGAGAGGTCGGCGCTCCGTTGCAGGTGGGCTGCCGCCTTTTCCGCATCCTGCGGAAAAATAATCCCGTTGGCGTAGGCAATTCCAAGAAAAAGCTCACGCTCCGCCTTCCCTTTTGGGGTAACGGGATTGTCGCCACTGTCCCTGATCAAATGCGAAAACGGGCCGATAGCCGACAGCGGCGCCGCGTCTGCAACTGACTTCAGTTCCTTGATCGCTGCAAAATAGTCAGCTCCTTCGACTTCACCCAATATCTGCAGGCGCGCCCATTTGACCGACGCATCCAGATTGCCGTCATTGGCCGCAACCCGGTAAAGAGCCGCGGCATGTTCCAGATCTTTCTGCGAGGGATCATTGTAGAGCACTTCCGCGGCATCATAGGCCGCATCCGGATCACCCAGCTCTCCTGCCCGGATCCTCCAGCGAAGTGCATTTTGCCGGTTTGGTGTCATCCAACCATCGTCGCTGAACGCTGTTACAAGGCGTTGTGCGGCAAAGAGCTCATCGCCTTCAGCCGCGAGCTCATAGTGACGAACCGCCTCATTTTTCTCCTTCGCGCCGCCCAGGCCCTCTTCTTCCATGTAGCCGAGATACTTTGCCGCAAGATAGAAACCGTTTTCTGCGGCACGCTCGAAATAGCCACGCGCAAGCCGGTCGTTTTCCTGTGCCCACTCACCATGAAAGTGGGCAATGCCCAAAAAGGTTGCTGCATTTTCCACACCGGCCTCATCGGCCTTGCGAAAGTACTCCATGGCGATTTTGAAATCGTGCTCTTCCCAGTCGGTTTCTGTATAGAGGTATCCGAGATCAAGCAGCGCTTCCTTGTTTCCCGCATCCAAAGACCGACTGTAGAGTTCGCGTGCTTTTGCGAAGTCGCGATCAACCTGATCGCCATCCATGTAATAGTCACCGATCGACGCCAGAGCGTCCGGATCACCTAGGTCAGCTGCGCGCTGATACAGGTGGAACGCTTCGTTGCTGTCCCTGGCGACGCCGGTGCCGTTGTCGTACATGTCAGCCAGGACAAGAAGCGCGGCAAGGTATTCATCAGCTGCGGCCTTTTCCAGAAGCCGGCGGCCACGATAAACGTTAGGCGTGCGTCCCTCAGATCCGTAGACGAGTGAAAATCCGAGCTCCGTCAATGCAAAGGGTTGTCCCTCTGCTACAGCGTCTTCATAAAGCGCTCTAGACTTCTCCAGATCCTGGCCAACCCCAAGACCTTCCTGATAGAGCCAGCCAAGATAGGCCTTGGCGCGGGCAGAGCCTTCCGCGTCTATCGCTTTCTGGTACTCGTCGGCAGCCCGAGCATAGTCCTTTTCAACGCCACCGCCCTGCTCATAGGCCAGACCAAGGGAAACATGTGCATAGGAATAGCCGAGGTCGACGGCGCTGCGAAACAGTGAAACCGCGCGTTTTTGATCCTGCGCGACCCCTTGCCCCCAATAGTACATTGTTCCGAGATTATGTTTTCCGCGGCTGAAACCCGCATCTGACGCCTTTCGGTAGAGCTCGGTTGCCAGCTCGTAGTCAGGGGTTCCAAGCACACCGGTTTCATGCATCAGCCCGAGATTGACCCAGGCGTTCAGGTTGCCTGCTTCACCGGCGCGGCGGTAAAGACGGGCTGCCTCAGTAAGATCCTTAGCTGTTCCACGTCCGTTTTCATGAAGCCAGCCAAGCGCAGATGTTGCTTCCGCCACGCCGCCACGGCTTGCCCACTGGATCCAGAAAAAAGCCTGCCCGTCGTGCTGGCGGATGCCCTCGCCTTCCAGGTAAAGATATCCGAGACGCAGCCCGCTCCAGCTATCGCCGAAATCGGCGCCCTCCTGGTAAAACCTGACCGCCTTTTCGTAATCCTGAGGACCTGCCAATCCCGTTTCGTAGTAATAGCCCACCTGCGATTTCGCCCAGGGGAACCCCAGCGCTTCAGACCTTTGAAAATACGAGAAGGCCCTTTTGTAGTCCGGCTCCCATAGCTCACTGTTTTCATAGGCGAGCCCCAGCCGGAAAAGGTCTTCCGGATCCTCTGCGGCTTCTCTAGCAAGAAGTTGCTCTAATTCCTGAGCATCCGGCATGCCGCCGAAATGGTCGGAACCCGTTCCCTGATACGCGGAAAGGCCCTGCCCTTCACGCTCAAGCCGCCAGGAATGCCCCCCTCCGGATTCACCCGATTTTCCGGCCGCATTGCTGTGAGTGGTGAAAAGAAAAATACTAAAAAACAGACACCAGACTAATTTCATTGCCCCACCAAGAAACCTCAAAGGGGCAACAGGCCAATCGCCGACCCCCACGATTTCGTATCCCGCGAATTCAAACAGGCAAACAGCCATAGCGCGAAAAATCAAGCCCAACTCGTTTAAAGCAAATTGGTTTCAGTCGGGCAATATGCCTCGAATATCAAAGTAAATTCAGCCCAAACAGAACTTGAGAAGCGGCCAGGGCGTTTTTTCTTTATTCGGAAGGGGCCGGATTCAGGCTGGATTGGCCGCGCCCATATTTTCGCCGGCAACTCCGGCCGGTCTTGCGGCAGAAGCGCGGAAAGTCGTGTGTCGTCATGCCCGTCCTACGTGTTTGACGGGACTTTTCACTACCTCTCCGGCAAAATTCGAAGCAGCTCCGATAAGAGGCTGAAGACTCATAAATAACTGAATTTATTCGGAGAATTCAGTCTTCAGGCCCAGATGTCTGATCCTCTTTTTCGCCTTTAGACAGTTTTTCGACCAAATTAGATAAAAGTAGCGTAGATTCTTCGCCGACTTTTAGAAAATGTTAATCCGCACATGTGCCTATGGAGGTAAGTGCTATTTTCAGTGGACATTTCGATTTGATTTTCCACTCTCATACAATTTGATGAAAATCTATTAACCAGCACTAACAACATCTAAAACAGTTTCACCATAGGCTCTCCTGTACCGCCGGTTTCGGCTATCAGTTTGTGGAGTGCGTCTACATGGATCTTTTGACGCTTTTTTCGGCAAACCTGCTTTTGCTGCTGATTTTTGCCATTTCCTTTCAGTCGATGTCACTTCGCGTGACACCGAACGCCCATTGGCGCAGTTGGGCAGCAGCAAATGCTCTACTGGCGATCGCTCTGATCTGCTTTGCTTTCGAACGTGTGCTTCCGACCTTCGTTGCCTACGTTCTGCCGAACACGCTGCTGTTGCTCGGATTTGGGTTTCATCTTTATGCAGCCCGCGTTCTTGCGCGCTTGCCGAACAAACTGAGCGACGTATTCGCTCCGGCCGCTTCTTACGTGCTGGTCGGCGTCCTTGCCTACGTGCTTTCCGATCCAATGCTTGCCTATGTCGGCGGCAACGTCATATTCACGCTCCTCTGCGTCGCGACCATTGTCGCGTACACGTCAAAGAACTTCCATGGACTGATCTCCGTCATCGGGCTCGTCCTTGCCTTCTTCTTCCTTGCGGCCGTTGGCGGTCTGCGCATCTTTCACGGGCTCGCCGGAGACGCATTTGCCGGCCCGGGCATGATCAATGACATGATGCAGGATCTCCATCTGATGAGCGCCATGCTGTTTGTCAGCCTGACCGGCGCGTTCTCAACCGCTCTCTCCTTTGAGCAGGTTGCACAACGCCACAAGGAAGCCGCGATGCGGGATCCTTTGACCGGCGCTTATAACCGCCGGGAGTTTCAGTCACGC encodes:
- a CDS encoding NAD(P)/FAD-dependent oxidoreductase, giving the protein MHDIETLVIGAGVIGLAIARALAMRGREVMVLERHGLIGSETSARNSEVIHAGIYYRPGSLKAKLCLPGKNQLYAFCAENGIAHKRLGKLIVASNDSQIPELERLHRQAQDTGLDDLVFYDRRKLAELEPELDGVGALWSPSTGIIDSHGYMLALQGGLEAHGGQVVLNADVSCIERIQHGYAVQVRTQGGDETPLTCRELIISAGHSAPGLMAEIEGVNPPKSYLAKGNYFKLQGKAPFSHLIYPAPEPGGLGIHLTLDLQRQARFGPDVEWADDINYDVDPARSDRFYKAIRSYWPGLPDDSLIPDYSGIRPKIAGPGEPAADFRIDGPEAHGLEGLVALYGMESPGLTSSLAIGDEVVKRLDAGA
- a CDS encoding ribbon-helix-helix domain-containing protein — its product is MCKLFIEADPALWESSTKSLRIDGMVTSVRLETFFWNVLDEIAGRDGMNVVQLITRLHNESIDAGHDLGNFTSFLRVCCGRYLALQLSGDVPTDTRLPISGLDADEILEAESARVH
- a CDS encoding DJ-1/PfpI family protein — its product is MITGDFTEDYETMVPFQALLAMGYQVDAVCPGKKAGEAVATCIHDFEGDQTYTEKRGHNFTLNATFAEVDVASYDALVIPGGRAPEYLRLDGAVIDAVKHFMDAGKPVAAICHGAQILTAAGVVKGKTVSAYPACRPEVELAGATYADIAVDAAVTDGNLVTAPAWPAHPDWLAQFNAVLGGAAAGSLAA
- a CDS encoding TetR/AcrR family transcriptional regulator, whose amino-acid sequence is MPAAAYDIATSRPDAAPEFSPRQQVVLQHALTLLVEGGEKALTTAGLARTASCSKESLYKWFGDRDGLLAAVVAYQASQVQFPSESGATADADTFRAHVTAFVEALLGVLFSETSLALNRLSIGQSNTNSNRLGHLLLVRGKHMISARARTMLESGRRHGLLKFDDAEDAYQVLYGLAIRDVHIRFLLGESASTAEQDHKSQAETAVDRFYRLFGA
- the ilvC gene encoding ketol-acid reductoisomerase, which produces MRVYYDRDADINLIKSKKVAIIGYGSQGRAHAMNLKDSGVPDVAVALREGSTTALKAEADGFKVMTVAEAAAWADLMMMATPDELQADIYKDHIAANIRDGAAIAFAHGLNVHFGLIEPKSSVDVLMVAPKGPGHTVRGEYEKGGGVPCLVAVHQDASGNALDLGLSYASGVGGGRSGIIETTFQEECETDLFGEQAVLCGGLVELIRAGFETLVEAGYAPEMAYFECLHEVKLIVDLIYEGGIANMNYSISNTAEWGEYVTGPRIVTDETKAEMKRVLKDIQTGKFTSEWMQEYRAGAAKFKATRRLNDGHQIEEVGEKLRGMMPWIKSNALVDKTKN
- a CDS encoding tetratricopeptide repeat protein; this encodes MKLVWCLFFSIFLFTTHSNAAGKSGESGGGHSWRLEREGQGLSAYQGTGSDHFGGMPDAQELEQLLAREAAEDPEDLFRLGLAYENSELWEPDYKRAFSYFQRSEALGFPWAKSQVGYYYETGLAGPQDYEKAVRFYQEGADFGDSWSGLRLGYLYLEGEGIRQHDGQAFFWIQWASRGGVAEATSALGWLHENGRGTAKDLTEAARLYRRAGEAGNLNAWVNLGLMHETGVLGTPDYELATELYRKASDAGFSRGKHNLGTMYYWGQGVAQDQKRAVSLFRSAVDLGYSYAHVSLGLAYEQGGGVEKDYARAADEYQKAIDAEGSARAKAYLGWLYQEGLGVGQDLEKSRALYEDAVAEGQPFALTELGFSLVYGSEGRTPNVYRGRRLLEKAAADEYLAALLVLADMYDNGTGVARDSNEAFHLYQRAADLGDPDALASIGDYYMDGDQVDRDFAKARELYSRSLDAGNKEALLDLGYLYTETDWEEHDFKIAMEYFRKADEAGVENAATFLGIAHFHGEWAQENDRLARGYFERAAENGFYLAAKYLGYMEEEGLGGAKEKNEAVRHYELAAEGDELFAAQRLVTAFSDDGWMTPNRQNALRWRIRAGELGDPDAAYDAAEVLYNDPSQKDLEHAAALYRVAANDGNLDASVKWARLQILGEVEGADYFAAIKELKSVADAAPLSAIGPFSHLIRDSGDNPVTPKGKAERELFLGIAYANGIIFPQDAEKAAAHLQRSADLSSNAIPSVHVLLADLLLRTESDDPEINEEIMRHLRFAANRGEALAQLALGEAFATGRLQNQAITKTNYKKSLMWLRLAAASLEDARYLLASSLLHGLDPDIDRSAGIEKLQDLAVTGNADAALELGFHFSNEVNGDDFAPETALIWFKKAARFGNTDALNSIGLLHQNKMIEGHSMEQAYDYLLQAAKAGHSDAAGSVGWHLKNGLGVERDIFAAEDWFLRSLEGGSRWSSLNLAMLYVEEESFGKEKTAEAIPVLLEYADRGDAYAAMTLGRAYVFGTGITADPKRGETYYRQALQDLPKPAHTALGNFYFLGQGGEVNYEKAFEHYSKAADLGSGISLNNLGWMFENGLYVGQDYAQAASLYRASINAGDTGALVALGLLYRNGTGVIQDFQEANRLFQEAIGRGSSGGKANAAWMLLNGLGVEPNRSEGMALLEESVSQNDHDGTYYMALLLEEGKFVDTDMETAKKYYEIAADQGNFLAEAALERLQETEKTAIR
- a CDS encoding GGDEF domain-containing protein, which encodes MDLLTLFSANLLLLLIFAISFQSMSLRVTPNAHWRSWAAANALLAIALICFAFERVLPTFVAYVLPNTLLLLGFGFHLYAARVLARLPNKLSDVFAPAASYVLVGVLAYVLSDPMLAYVGGNVIFTLLCVATIVAYTSKNFHGLISVIGLVLAFFFLAAVGGLRIFHGLAGDAFAGPGMINDMMQDLHLMSAMLFVSLTGAFSTALSFEQVAQRHKEAAMRDPLTGAYNRREFQSRLEDLLHASSRKTFGLLNFDLDHFKQVNDQFGHLAGDQALVKVVAATKAQLRKDDCFARLGGEEFAVILPDISRENAAKVADRLRQRISEIQFDFAPEDFRITASAGIYHGDGSEVVMEDLLQAVDESLYRSKNNGRNCVTFAPSLKPVAV